Proteins from one Catenuloplanes atrovinosus genomic window:
- the sepX gene encoding divisome protein SepX/GlpR yields the protein MPTSVLLAVLAAAGLLALAPALVRRYDATERQVAERAQSTARVLERRRRRRTVPGRRPLNPPRHLMPPGSVPFSPDSAGLSSSVGVESSTPVSGPPGPGGRRGRRRSLRLVPDGARRAPRRPATRRRHATAVTRRRRVLAALALLNGVQLIGVAVVGPGFWISVSVTGTLLVVYVVHLRNRAIAERRRRRQETREALWLARRQAEVRREQERRAAARKADRLRLAAQREAVRRAAMGLDRGPETDLPAAADGTPAPPAPPPRGGSVSYRPPPGLRGRPYQAGGGPGQMRRPDSA from the coding sequence GTGCCGACCTCGGTGCTCCTCGCCGTCCTCGCTGCCGCCGGGCTGCTCGCCCTCGCGCCGGCGTTGGTTCGCCGGTACGACGCAACCGAGCGCCAGGTGGCGGAGCGGGCGCAGTCGACGGCCAGGGTGCTTGAGCGCCGCCGCCGTCGCCGCACCGTGCCCGGACGCCGCCCGCTCAACCCGCCACGGCACCTGATGCCGCCGGGTTCCGTGCCATTTTCGCCTGATAGTGCCGGTTTGTCCAGCTCCGTGGGGGTGGAGTCGTCCACGCCCGTCTCCGGCCCACCCGGCCCCGGCGGGCGGCGCGGCCGGCGCCGGTCACTGCGCCTCGTCCCGGACGGCGCCCGCCGCGCCCCACGGCGCCCCGCCACGCGCCGCCGCCACGCGACCGCCGTCACCCGGCGCCGCCGCGTCCTGGCCGCGCTCGCCCTCCTCAACGGCGTCCAGCTCATCGGCGTGGCCGTCGTCGGCCCCGGCTTCTGGATCAGCGTCTCGGTCACCGGCACCCTCCTCGTCGTCTACGTCGTGCACCTGCGGAACCGGGCCATAGCGGAACGCCGCCGGCGCCGCCAGGAGACCCGTGAGGCACTCTGGCTGGCCCGCCGGCAGGCCGAGGTGCGACGGGAACAGGAACGGCGTGCCGCCGCCCGCAAGGCCGACCGGCTCCGCCTCGCCGCACAACGCGAAGCGGTACGCCGGGCCGCGATGGGCCTGGACCGCGGCCCGGAGACGGACCTGCCCGCCGCGGCGGACGGCACCCCCGCGCCCCCGGCACCCCCGCCCCGCGGCGGCTCGGTGTCATACCGGCCACCGCCCGGGCTCCGCGGACGCCCCTACCAGGCCGGCGGCGGACCCGGCCAGATGCGGCGGCCAGACTCCGCGTGA
- a CDS encoding pyridoxamine 5'-phosphate oxidase family protein, with the protein MDTARTVSIDTPEELRALLGTPVPRAVNKERVALHERDREWLAASPFCVISTSAADGTCDASPKGDPPGFTLVLDDTTIAIPERPGNRRADGYLNVLTNPHVGLLYLIPGRTETLRINGRARLIRDAPYFEDMVVKGHRPVLALEVEIEQIFFHCAKAFLRSALWKPETWHPEVLPSHARLVKDVQPQAAETLEQLEAYYGPSYLETLYRAR; encoded by the coding sequence ATGGACACCGCACGGACGGTCAGCATCGACACGCCGGAGGAACTGCGCGCGCTGCTCGGCACGCCGGTGCCGCGCGCGGTCAACAAGGAGCGCGTCGCGCTGCACGAGCGGGACCGGGAGTGGCTGGCCGCCTCCCCGTTCTGCGTCATCTCCACCTCGGCCGCGGACGGCACCTGCGACGCCTCGCCCAAGGGCGACCCGCCCGGCTTCACGCTGGTGCTGGACGACACCACGATCGCGATCCCGGAGCGGCCGGGCAACCGCCGCGCCGACGGCTACCTCAACGTGCTGACCAACCCGCACGTCGGCCTGCTCTACCTGATCCCCGGCCGCACCGAGACGCTGCGGATCAACGGCCGGGCGCGCCTGATCCGCGACGCGCCCTACTTCGAGGACATGGTCGTCAAGGGCCACCGGCCGGTCCTGGCGCTGGAGGTGGAGATCGAGCAGATCTTCTTCCACTGCGCCAAGGCGTTCCTCCGGTCCGCGCTGTGGAAGCCGGAGACCTGGCACCCGGAGGTCCTGCCCAGCCACGCCCGCCTGGTCAAGGACGTCCAGCCGCAGGCGGCGGAGACGCTGGAGCAACTGGAGGCCTACTACGGCCCCAGCTACCTGGAGACGCTCTACCGCGCCAGGTAG
- a CDS encoding right-handed parallel beta-helix repeat-containing protein — MRYRIAAALGAAIMAVTVMQTPASATAPEDTEAAERQAALVVGEDTRLNAVRAVTSVARMRGGDWTKPYRLDTGDGYTLVLTQQKEPYTVADLLKLAPQTFVRQPDGSYLLTENIYLNLGAKLRLSNPGGLTLKLASSANGFVSIVSFGGDLTIDGSAQAPTKIMSWDPRTSTTDTLVDDGRAYIRAIGGQFSMTYASIEGLGFWSGRTGGLSLTGTDRPNTGGVEDTKISGNAARDKAKEERRNGANVAPGAGDIYASPTGELVAPDTRFDVPGLSYVSGSIDHATISGNAFGLFISSATGVNITDSTVERSLQDGVVMHRFASSLVIEKVTSRNNGGDGFVLSRAAQQVRISDAVADHNGGNGITVNGLPLAEGASASGQFVGAYGSNTVANSEVTHNARYGIEVIGGINVDVQNNEVVGGEAGIVAREGADRVTITGNRVRGAARHGIAVRDEVTAATVTGNIVTDVDNGLYVRDSSAEVRGNTVEEAKNHGIAMVGTVTGSVVSHNVISGVGPSALDTSRADGDLTTEDNQDGAWYDTSSFWVKFRHYASPMTMLWTAIVLIIAFSAIQGVRRRRTGFFHPYENTKSLRGASA, encoded by the coding sequence GTGAGGTACCGCATCGCGGCCGCGCTCGGCGCGGCGATCATGGCGGTGACGGTGATGCAGACCCCGGCGTCCGCCACCGCACCGGAGGACACCGAGGCGGCCGAGCGCCAGGCGGCGCTGGTCGTGGGCGAGGACACCCGGCTGAACGCGGTCCGCGCGGTGACCAGCGTGGCCCGCATGCGCGGCGGCGACTGGACCAAGCCGTACCGGCTGGACACCGGCGACGGGTACACGCTGGTGCTGACCCAGCAGAAGGAGCCGTACACGGTCGCGGACCTGCTCAAGCTGGCGCCGCAGACGTTCGTGCGCCAGCCGGACGGCAGCTACCTGCTGACCGAGAACATCTACCTGAACCTGGGCGCGAAGCTGCGACTGTCCAATCCGGGCGGTCTGACGCTGAAGCTGGCCAGCAGCGCGAACGGCTTCGTCTCGATCGTGTCGTTCGGTGGCGACCTGACCATCGACGGCTCGGCGCAGGCGCCGACGAAGATCATGAGCTGGGACCCGCGGACCAGTACGACGGACACGCTGGTCGACGACGGCCGCGCGTACATCCGCGCGATCGGCGGGCAGTTCTCCATGACGTACGCGTCGATCGAGGGCCTGGGCTTCTGGAGCGGCCGCACCGGCGGGCTGAGCCTGACCGGCACGGACCGGCCGAACACCGGCGGCGTCGAGGACACCAAGATCAGCGGTAACGCCGCGCGGGACAAGGCCAAGGAGGAGCGGCGCAACGGGGCCAACGTCGCGCCCGGTGCCGGCGACATCTACGCCTCGCCCACCGGCGAGCTGGTCGCGCCGGACACCCGGTTCGACGTGCCGGGCCTGTCCTACGTCTCCGGCTCGATCGACCACGCCACGATCAGCGGCAACGCGTTCGGGCTGTTCATCTCCAGCGCCACCGGCGTCAACATCACCGACTCCACGGTGGAGCGCAGCCTGCAGGACGGCGTGGTCATGCACCGCTTCGCGTCCAGCCTGGTGATCGAGAAGGTGACGTCCCGGAACAACGGTGGCGACGGGTTCGTGCTGTCCCGGGCCGCGCAGCAGGTGCGGATCAGCGACGCGGTCGCGGACCACAACGGCGGCAACGGCATCACCGTCAACGGGCTGCCGCTGGCCGAGGGCGCGTCCGCGTCCGGCCAGTTCGTCGGCGCGTACGGCTCGAACACGGTCGCGAACAGCGAGGTCACCCACAACGCCCGGTACGGCATCGAGGTGATCGGCGGCATCAACGTCGACGTGCAGAACAACGAGGTGGTCGGCGGCGAGGCCGGCATCGTCGCCCGCGAGGGCGCGGACCGGGTGACCATCACCGGCAACCGGGTGCGCGGCGCGGCCCGGCACGGCATCGCGGTCCGCGACGAGGTGACCGCCGCGACCGTGACCGGCAACATCGTCACCGACGTCGACAACGGCCTCTACGTCCGGGACTCGTCCGCGGAGGTGCGCGGCAACACGGTCGAGGAGGCGAAGAACCACGGCATCGCCATGGTCGGCACCGTCACCGGCTCGGTCGTCTCGCACAACGTGATCTCCGGGGTCGGGCCCAGCGCGCTGGACACCTCGCGCGCCGACGGCGACCTGACGACCGAGGACAACCAGGACGGCGCCTGGTACGACACCAGCTCGTTCTGGGTGAAGTTCCGGCACTACGCCAGCCCGATGACCATGCTGTGGACCGCGATCGTGCTGATCATCGCGTTCTCCGCGATCCAGGGCGTGCGCCGCCGCCGGACCGGGTTCTTCCACCCGTACGAGAACACGAAGTCGCTGCGGGGGGCCTCGGCGTGA
- a CDS encoding molybdopterin molybdotransferase MoeA, protein MTATADAEAAANELTPLADYLGSVLRRLRPLPPLDLDLTQAYGNVLAEHVTSPHPVPAFDQAAIDGYAARWEDIAAAGRSGSHPAFGMHEGRVPDPRPVRLNVVGDLGAASWRPVRLTPGACFSVAAGSPLPMGADVVVPVPWTDQGMAAVEIYQAPKRGYGLRRAGEELPAGSVLARAGSYVSPALVAVFAASGIGHVVVRPSPRVVVVATGDELVEVGRASQPGQVVDANSHALTAAAVEAGALAYRLGICDDDPEGLRALLEDQTLRADLLITTGGTGTGPGDMVRRILSRRDVGRTGPVTFTDVALYPGTALGFGTVGAEEVPIICLPGDPGAALVGFEVLARPAIQLLAGAEPVFRPSVRAHLLETVSSPAGLREFRPAHVAERRGGGYTVQPLAGGPYTLSGMAEANGLLVLGERVTSAAAGSTVDVLLLDRRR, encoded by the coding sequence ATGACTGCGACGGCCGACGCCGAGGCGGCCGCTAACGAGCTGACGCCACTCGCCGACTACCTGGGCAGCGTGCTGCGCAGGTTACGGCCGTTGCCTCCGCTCGACCTCGACCTCACCCAGGCGTACGGGAACGTGCTCGCCGAGCACGTGACCAGCCCGCATCCGGTGCCCGCGTTCGACCAGGCGGCCATCGACGGGTACGCGGCGCGCTGGGAGGACATCGCGGCGGCCGGCCGCAGCGGTTCGCACCCCGCCTTCGGCATGCACGAGGGCAGGGTGCCGGACCCGCGGCCGGTCCGTCTCAACGTCGTCGGCGACCTCGGCGCCGCCAGCTGGCGCCCGGTCCGGCTCACGCCCGGCGCGTGCTTCTCGGTCGCGGCCGGCTCGCCGCTGCCGATGGGCGCGGACGTGGTGGTGCCGGTGCCCTGGACCGACCAGGGCATGGCCGCCGTCGAGATCTACCAGGCCCCCAAGCGGGGGTACGGGCTGCGCCGCGCCGGCGAGGAACTGCCGGCCGGCTCGGTGCTCGCCCGCGCCGGCTCCTACGTCAGCCCGGCCCTGGTCGCGGTGTTCGCCGCGTCCGGGATCGGGCACGTGGTGGTGCGGCCCAGCCCGCGCGTGGTCGTGGTCGCGACCGGCGACGAACTGGTCGAGGTGGGCCGCGCCAGCCAGCCCGGGCAGGTCGTCGACGCGAACTCGCACGCGCTCACCGCCGCCGCGGTGGAGGCGGGCGCGCTGGCGTACCGGCTGGGCATCTGCGACGACGACCCGGAGGGCCTGCGCGCGCTGCTGGAGGACCAGACGCTCCGCGCCGACCTGCTGATCACCACCGGGGGTACGGGTACCGGCCCCGGCGACATGGTCCGCCGCATACTCTCCCGGCGTGACGTCGGGCGCACCGGGCCGGTCACGTTCACCGATGTGGCGCTCTATCCCGGCACCGCGCTCGGGTTCGGTACGGTCGGTGCCGAGGAGGTACCGATCATATGTCTGCCCGGGGACCCAGGCGCCGCGCTGGTGGGTTTCGAGGTGCTGGCCCGGCCGGCCATCCAGCTGCTGGCGGGCGCGGAGCCGGTGTTCCGGCCGAGCGTGCGGGCGCACCTGCTGGAGACGGTCTCGTCGCCGGCCGGCCTGCGCGAGTTCCGGCCCGCGCACGTGGCCGAGCGGCGCGGCGGGGGCTACACGGTCCAGCCGCTGGCCGGTGGGCCGTACACGCTCTCCGGCATGGCCGAGGCGAACGGCCTGCTCGTCCTGGGCGAGCGGGTGACCAGCGCCGCCGCGGGCTCCACCGTGGACGTGTTGCTGCTCGACCGGCGGAGGTGA
- a CDS encoding GNAT family N-acetyltransferase, with protein sequence MIWGETPGWPATLSDGPVLLRPYRRSDAAAWSEVRIANRAWLTPWESSPPGPWNELNSTRAYRYVLQDMRRTARRGESMPFAVCLREPGRPERVVGHLNLGNIVRRAFCSAYCGYWVDSRVAGRGIIPTALALAVDHAFGPGGLHRIEVNIRPENKPSRRVVEKLGFREEAYHARYMHIDGAWRDHLGYSLTSEDVAAEGGLLRRWHRLSRPPA encoded by the coding sequence GTGATCTGGGGGGAGACCCCCGGGTGGCCGGCCACGCTGTCGGACGGGCCGGTGCTGCTGCGGCCGTACCGGCGCTCCGACGCCGCCGCCTGGTCCGAGGTGCGCATCGCGAACCGCGCCTGGCTCACCCCGTGGGAGTCGTCGCCGCCCGGCCCGTGGAACGAGCTCAACTCCACCCGCGCGTACCGGTACGTGCTCCAGGACATGCGCCGGACCGCGCGGCGCGGCGAGAGCATGCCGTTCGCGGTCTGCCTGCGCGAGCCGGGCCGGCCGGAGCGCGTGGTCGGCCACCTCAACCTGGGCAACATCGTGCGGCGCGCGTTCTGCTCCGCGTACTGCGGCTACTGGGTCGACTCCCGGGTCGCCGGCCGCGGCATCATCCCGACCGCGCTGGCGCTCGCGGTGGACCACGCGTTCGGCCCCGGCGGCCTGCACCGCATCGAGGTCAACATCCGTCCGGAGAACAAGCCGTCCCGGCGCGTCGTGGAGAAGCTCGGCTTCCGTGAGGAGGCTTACCACGCGCGCTACATGCACATCGACGGCGCCTGGCGTGACCACCTCGGATACTCGCTGACCAGCGAGGACGTGGCCGCCGAGGGTGGTCTGCTGCGGCGCTGGCACCGGTTGAGCCGGCCCCCCGCATGA
- a CDS encoding UDP-glucose dehydrogenase family protein, which yields MNTPRLTVIGTGYLGATHAICMAVLGFEVLGVDVDQAKIDRLASGEVPFFEPGLPELLAKALESGRLRFTTSFQEAAEFGDVHFICVGTPQKQGSHAADMTYVDASVSALAAHLTRKALVVGKSTVPVGTAARLTALVKELAPAGDEVELAWNPEFLREGFAVEDTMKPDRLVFGVASAWAEERLRAAFEPVLAQGVPVKVTDLATAELVKVAANSFLATKISYINAMAEVCEATGADVHDLAEALAFDTRIGGRFLRPGLGFGGGCLPKDIRAFMARAEELGVGQAVGFLREIDGINQRRRARTVDLVTELAGGDVAGKRIAALGAAFKPNSDDIRDAPALDVASTLHRLGARVTVFDPAAMENAKRVHPELSYGESALDAARDADVVVLLTEWTEFREIDPAAMAAVVAGPSIVDGRHALDPAEWRAAGWEYRALGRP from the coding sequence GTGAACACCCCTCGTCTCACCGTCATCGGCACCGGCTACCTCGGCGCGACGCACGCGATCTGCATGGCCGTGCTCGGCTTCGAGGTGCTCGGCGTCGACGTGGACCAGGCCAAGATCGACCGGCTCGCCTCCGGTGAGGTGCCGTTCTTCGAGCCGGGTCTGCCCGAGCTGCTCGCCAAGGCGCTGGAGTCCGGGCGGCTGCGCTTCACCACCTCGTTCCAGGAGGCCGCGGAGTTCGGCGACGTGCACTTCATCTGCGTCGGCACGCCGCAGAAGCAGGGCTCGCACGCGGCGGACATGACCTACGTGGACGCGTCGGTCAGCGCGCTCGCCGCGCACCTCACCCGCAAGGCGCTGGTCGTCGGCAAGTCCACGGTCCCGGTCGGCACCGCCGCCCGGCTGACCGCGCTGGTCAAGGAGCTGGCCCCGGCCGGTGACGAGGTCGAGCTGGCCTGGAACCCGGAGTTCCTGCGCGAGGGCTTCGCGGTCGAGGACACCATGAAGCCGGACCGCCTGGTCTTCGGCGTCGCGTCGGCGTGGGCCGAGGAGCGGCTGCGCGCCGCGTTCGAGCCGGTGCTGGCGCAGGGCGTACCGGTGAAGGTCACCGACCTGGCCACCGCGGAACTGGTGAAGGTCGCGGCGAACTCGTTCCTGGCCACCAAGATCTCGTACATCAACGCGATGGCCGAGGTGTGCGAGGCGACCGGCGCGGACGTGCACGACCTGGCCGAGGCGCTGGCGTTCGACACCCGGATCGGCGGCCGGTTCCTGCGGCCCGGCCTCGGCTTCGGCGGCGGCTGCCTGCCCAAGGACATCCGCGCGTTCATGGCCCGCGCCGAGGAGCTCGGCGTCGGTCAGGCGGTCGGCTTCCTCCGCGAGATCGACGGCATCAACCAGCGCCGCCGGGCCCGTACCGTGGACCTGGTCACCGAGCTGGCCGGCGGCGACGTGGCCGGCAAGCGGATCGCGGCGCTCGGCGCCGCGTTCAAGCCCAACTCCGACGACATCCGCGACGCGCCCGCGCTGGACGTGGCGAGCACCCTGCACCGGCTCGGCGCCCGGGTGACCGTCTTCGACCCGGCCGCGATGGAGAACGCCAAGCGCGTCCACCCGGAGCTGTCCTACGGCGAGAGCGCCCTGGACGCGGCCCGCGACGCGGACGTGGTCGTGCTGCTCACCGAGTGGACCGAGTTCCGCGAGATCGACCCGGCCGCGATGGCCGCGGTCGTCGCCGGCCCGTCCATCGTGGACGGCCGGCACGCGCTGGACCCGGCCGAGTGGCGCGCCGCGGGCTGGGAGTACCGGGCGCTGGGCCGCCCGTAA
- a CDS encoding right-handed parallel beta-helix repeat-containing protein, with product MTRTIPGGPGLWIGGAAAAITVVSLSVALAGRSAEPPADPPVAAVTGTAAPAPISTAAPLATGPIGAGAPGGATAAPVSCPAATVTVADADGLTAALAGARPGAVISLADGVYPGQFVAAVPGAADAPITLCGGPGAILDGGGVKKGYGLHLNGASHWRVLGFTVRNAQKGVMADGVSYTTIAGLTVEQIGDEAVHLRRFSSDNVVEGNTIRGTGLRKPQFGEGVYVGTAESNWCDITDCAPDTSDRNVVRNNVITAVTAENIDIKEGTTGGAVDGNTFDGAALSGGHADSWVDVKGNAWTVSGNTGTNSSLDGFQTHSVVDGWGRGNVFTRNVANVNGPGYGFNLTPVEDNRVACDNEVTGATKGISNTRCS from the coding sequence GTGACACGCACCATCCCCGGCGGACCGGGCCTCTGGATCGGTGGTGCGGCGGCGGCGATCACCGTGGTGTCGCTGTCGGTGGCGCTCGCCGGCCGGTCGGCCGAGCCGCCGGCGGACCCGCCGGTCGCGGCCGTGACCGGCACCGCCGCGCCGGCGCCGATCAGCACCGCGGCGCCGCTGGCCACCGGCCCGATCGGCGCCGGCGCACCCGGTGGCGCCACGGCGGCCCCGGTGAGCTGCCCGGCCGCCACCGTCACGGTGGCGGACGCGGACGGGCTCACCGCGGCGCTGGCCGGCGCGCGGCCGGGCGCGGTGATCTCGCTGGCCGACGGGGTCTACCCCGGGCAGTTCGTCGCCGCGGTGCCGGGCGCCGCGGACGCGCCGATCACGCTCTGCGGCGGGCCCGGCGCGATCCTGGACGGCGGCGGCGTGAAGAAGGGCTACGGCCTGCACCTGAACGGCGCCAGCCACTGGCGGGTGCTCGGCTTCACGGTCCGCAACGCGCAGAAGGGCGTGATGGCGGACGGCGTCAGCTACACCACGATCGCCGGGCTGACCGTGGAGCAGATCGGCGACGAGGCCGTCCACCTGCGGAGGTTCAGCTCGGACAACGTGGTCGAGGGCAACACGATCCGCGGCACCGGGCTGCGCAAGCCGCAGTTCGGCGAGGGCGTCTACGTCGGCACCGCGGAGTCGAACTGGTGCGACATCACCGACTGCGCGCCGGACACCAGCGACCGCAACGTGGTCCGGAACAACGTGATCACCGCGGTCACCGCGGAGAACATCGACATCAAGGAGGGTACGACCGGCGGCGCCGTCGACGGGAACACCTTCGACGGTGCGGCGCTCTCCGGCGGGCACGCCGACTCCTGGGTCGACGTGAAGGGCAACGCCTGGACCGTCTCCGGTAACACGGGGACGAATTCCTCGCTCGACGGGTTCCAAACGCATTCCGTCGTGGACGGTTGGGGTAGGGGAAACGTCTTCACCCGCAACGTCGCGAACGTCAACGGGCCCGGTTACGGCTTCAACCTCACCCCGGTCGAGGACAACCGGGTCGCCTGCGACAACGAGGTCACCGGCGCTACCAAGGGCATCTCCAACACCCGCTGTTCCTGA
- a CDS encoding glycosyltransferase, with product MSEIFDVVWSWIVEAVGQTSWRDLMPLGLAGIFVWCLWLYRAVLSRFARPVVNDFRTTTSVVVPAYREDPDILLECLDTWLEQNPTEVIVVPDLADTEVIRRLRAVEDPRVRVIPFLHSGKRSALGVGIRAATSEIVVLVDSDTRWLPGLLDAVQMPFVDPRVGGVGTQQNVYQRTTSVWRRVADWLVNLRYYDYVPAMGRAGAVACLSGRTAAYRRAAILPVVPNLEDEFFLGRRCVAGDDGRLTWLVLASGYQTVHQSSARALSMFPSSFRAFVKQRVRWSRNSYRTYLTALWKGWLWRVPMVTKITVLQILLTPVTMGMALGYLIFSRLELTGHSIVLALIWLLLGRGVRGFSHLRRHPQEILLLPVTALVVIFIALPIKLYAFVTMNKQGWLTRTADSIGGEGQSATTLTAPVPAPVLVEETV from the coding sequence GTGTCGGAGATATTCGACGTCGTCTGGTCGTGGATCGTGGAGGCGGTGGGTCAGACCTCGTGGCGTGACCTCATGCCGCTGGGACTCGCCGGCATCTTCGTGTGGTGCCTGTGGCTGTACCGGGCCGTGCTGTCGCGGTTCGCGAGGCCGGTCGTGAACGACTTCCGGACCACCACGAGCGTGGTGGTGCCGGCCTACCGGGAGGACCCGGACATCCTGCTCGAGTGCCTGGACACCTGGCTGGAGCAGAACCCCACCGAGGTGATCGTGGTGCCGGATCTGGCGGACACCGAGGTGATCCGGCGGCTGCGGGCGGTCGAGGACCCGCGGGTACGGGTGATCCCGTTCCTGCACTCCGGGAAGCGCTCCGCGCTCGGCGTCGGCATCCGCGCGGCGACGAGCGAGATCGTGGTGCTGGTCGACTCGGACACGCGCTGGCTGCCGGGACTGCTGGACGCGGTGCAGATGCCGTTCGTGGACCCGCGGGTCGGTGGCGTCGGCACGCAGCAGAACGTGTACCAGCGCACCACCAGCGTGTGGCGCCGGGTCGCTGACTGGCTGGTCAACCTGCGCTACTACGACTACGTGCCGGCGATGGGCCGGGCCGGGGCGGTGGCCTGCCTGTCCGGGCGGACCGCGGCGTACCGGCGGGCGGCGATCCTGCCCGTGGTGCCCAACCTGGAGGACGAGTTCTTCCTCGGCCGGCGGTGCGTGGCCGGCGACGACGGCCGGCTGACCTGGCTGGTGCTGGCGTCGGGTTACCAGACCGTGCACCAGTCGTCGGCCCGCGCGCTGTCGATGTTCCCGAGCTCGTTCCGGGCGTTCGTGAAGCAGCGGGTGCGGTGGAGCCGCAACTCGTACCGGACGTATCTGACCGCGCTGTGGAAGGGCTGGCTGTGGCGGGTGCCGATGGTCACCAAGATCACCGTGCTGCAGATCCTGCTGACGCCGGTGACGATGGGCATGGCGCTCGGCTACCTGATCTTCAGCCGGCTGGAGCTGACCGGGCACTCGATCGTGCTGGCGCTGATCTGGCTGTTGCTCGGCCGGGGCGTGCGCGGCTTCTCGCACCTGCGCCGCCACCCGCAGGAGATCCTGCTGCTGCCGGTGACCGCGCTGGTGGTCATCTTCATCGCGCTGCCGATCAAGCTGTACGCGTTCGTGACCATGAACAAGCAGGGCTGGCTGACCCGCACCGCCGACTCGATCGGCGGCGAGGGGCAGAGCGCCACCACGCTGACCGCGCCGGTGCCGGCGCCCGTGCTGGTCGAGGAGACGGTGTGA
- a CDS encoding M16 family metallopeptidase has translation MTIKRTEIDGVPTVIAPMDGPLTAGLVFRVGRADEPLARAGITHLIEHLALHGLGLTDYHYNGSTSPVTTTFQLQGTENDVVTFLNGVCAALADLPTERLAVEKEILRTEAAGRGSLAEPLAVWRYGARGHGTIGYPEYGLTALTPDDLHAWVSRYFTRANAMLWIAGHAVPAGLALALPDGGVRMPAPEVTSALPVTPAYFHGPSARAIAYETVVARGTAAGVYSGVLERMLFRALRQEAGYSYQVAAEYAPRDGEYATVVAVADALPEKRDAALGEFTDVLTAIRHGVIDPADLAAVVTKTESDLSGVDRDARSLPGYVQNELLGRRNLSIDEFRAELRAVTPGEVARVAAEAHATSLLMIPDGRGADWAGFTAAPVASTEAVTGRRHPLLADRAQALVLGPEGVSLAGPRSVITVRYDATALLLAWPDGARRLIGHDAIMTHIEPSLFAVDPAAMAAIDAAVPADLRVDMPARDPAEIPRPPSVLRRARRRTGRALAMGANRAADAIDGIPPITRWLVSVGLFFVAIRAVAVLFSEIPKAITVPVATALLLALFLLSGWGPRVLRWARGRFAYLAR, from the coding sequence GTGACGATCAAGCGTACGGAGATCGACGGCGTACCGACCGTGATCGCGCCGATGGACGGCCCGCTCACCGCCGGGCTCGTCTTCCGCGTGGGACGCGCGGACGAGCCGCTGGCCCGGGCCGGCATCACCCATCTGATCGAGCACCTGGCGCTGCACGGGCTCGGCCTGACCGACTACCACTACAACGGCTCCACCTCGCCGGTCACCACCACCTTCCAGCTCCAGGGGACCGAGAACGACGTCGTGACGTTCCTGAACGGCGTCTGCGCCGCGCTCGCCGACCTGCCGACGGAGCGGCTAGCCGTGGAGAAGGAGATCCTGCGCACCGAGGCGGCCGGCCGGGGCTCACTGGCCGAGCCGCTCGCGGTCTGGCGGTACGGCGCCCGCGGCCACGGCACGATCGGCTATCCCGAGTACGGGCTCACCGCGCTCACCCCGGATGACCTGCACGCATGGGTGTCCCGCTACTTCACGCGCGCGAACGCGATGCTGTGGATCGCCGGGCACGCCGTACCGGCCGGACTGGCGCTGGCGCTCCCGGACGGCGGCGTGCGCATGCCGGCGCCCGAGGTGACGTCCGCCTTGCCGGTCACGCCGGCCTACTTCCACGGGCCGAGCGCGCGGGCGATCGCCTACGAGACGGTGGTTGCCCGGGGCACCGCGGCCGGCGTCTACTCGGGTGTGCTGGAGCGGATGCTGTTCCGGGCGCTGCGGCAGGAGGCCGGCTACTCCTACCAGGTCGCGGCGGAGTACGCGCCGAGGGACGGCGAGTACGCCACGGTCGTCGCGGTGGCGGACGCGCTGCCGGAGAAGCGCGACGCGGCGCTGGGCGAGTTCACCGACGTGCTGACCGCGATCCGGCACGGCGTCATCGACCCGGCGGATCTGGCCGCGGTCGTCACGAAGACCGAGTCGGACCTGTCCGGGGTGGACCGGGACGCGCGGAGCCTGCCCGGGTACGTGCAGAACGAGTTGCTCGGCCGCCGCAATCTCTCCATCGACGAGTTCCGGGCGGAGCTGCGCGCGGTCACGCCCGGCGAGGTGGCCCGGGTCGCCGCGGAGGCGCATGCGACCTCGCTGCTCATGATCCCGGACGGCAGGGGCGCCGACTGGGCCGGTTTCACCGCCGCGCCGGTGGCGTCCACGGAGGCGGTCACCGGCCGGCGTCACCCGCTGCTCGCCGACCGCGCCCAGGCGCTCGTCCTGGGACCGGAGGGCGTCTCGCTGGCGGGGCCCCGCAGCGTGATCACGGTCCGGTACGACGCGACCGCGCTGCTGCTGGCCTGGCCGGACGGCGCCCGCCGGCTGATCGGGCACGACGCCATCATGACCCACATCGAGCCGAGCCTCTTCGCGGTGGACCCCGCCGCGATGGCCGCGATCGACGCGGCCGTTCCGGCGGACCTGCGGGTCGACATGCCGGCCCGGGACCCGGCGGAGATCCCCCGGCCACCGTCCGTCCTGCGACGGGCGCGCCGCAGGACGGGCCGGGCGCTCGCGATGGGCGCGAACCGCGCCGCGGACGCGATCGACGGCATCCCACCGATCACCCGCTGGCTGGTGAGCGTCGGGTTGTTCTTCGTCGCGATCCGCGCCGTGGCGGTGCTCTTCAGCGAGATCCCGAAGGCCATCACCGTGCCGGTGGCGACGGCGCTGCTGCTCGCGCTGTTCCTGCTGTCCGGGTGGGGGCCGCGGGTGCTGCGGTGGGCCCGCGGCCGGTTCGCCTACCTGGCGCGGTAG